Proteins co-encoded in one Nitrospinota bacterium genomic window:
- a CDS encoding PAS domain S-box protein, producing MREKDDVRQSAGIKRGAESAGPVYPSPARLLFLVVTSIFSVEIAYMLFLHRFLPLSPFQEALLDASTLVLLVTPALYFFIYRPFVIHIEEHKKSGEALRGSEEQFRGIFDYSKVGVNVLGPDYKYMKVNRAFCDMIGYSEKELLAHDFKGITHPGDIEPNLVLSKKLRAGEIDFFHLEKRYIHKNGGIVWGDLTASSVRAEDGTLRYVIAIIQDITERKEAEQALLEAKEKAEEATRLKDKFVALVSHDLKTPLTSMIGFLKLVRHDGAEPLNEGAKLILDRGIESGRQMVSLIDDLLTISRFKTGQLKLNKQFFDARYLGAKMAADYSHLARQKGIKMENAIPENSRIYGDKTLLAEAVQNLVTNAIKFCSSGDRITISLAAESPSTVCVRDTGPGIQPDLLKHIFDYDKKTSTPGTAGEIGTGFGLPLVKDIIELHGGDLEVDCTPGNGCLFCLKLPHVSPKILLVDDDRNFRYLQILLLKDMNATIIEAENGEEALDMMAAVRPHLIITDIKMPVMDGLELLRNVKGRPDMADIPVIAVSGEFGMEIRDTVFKLGADDFITKKIDKVDFLPRVRRFIG from the coding sequence ATGAGGGAAAAAGACGATGTTCGGCAATCCGCCGGGATAAAGCGCGGTGCGGAATCCGCAGGCCCGGTTTACCCTTCGCCGGCGAGGCTTTTATTCCTCGTCGTCACCTCGATATTTTCCGTCGAAATCGCCTACATGCTTTTTCTGCACAGGTTTCTGCCGCTCTCGCCTTTTCAGGAAGCATTGCTGGACGCCTCCACGCTTGTTTTGCTAGTCACGCCCGCGCTGTACTTCTTCATTTACCGCCCCTTCGTTATCCATATAGAGGAACACAAAAAATCCGGGGAAGCCCTGCGCGGAAGCGAAGAGCAGTTCAGGGGCATCTTCGATTATTCAAAGGTGGGCGTCAACGTGCTGGGCCCCGATTACAAATACATGAAGGTCAACAGGGCATTTTGCGACATGATCGGCTACTCCGAAAAGGAACTGCTGGCGCACGATTTCAAGGGAATCACCCATCCCGGCGACATCGAGCCAAATTTGGTTCTTTCTAAAAAACTGCGCGCCGGCGAAATCGATTTCTTCCACCTGGAAAAAAGATACATCCACAAAAACGGCGGCATCGTCTGGGGCGATCTCACCGCTTCATCGGTGCGGGCGGAAGACGGAACGCTGCGGTACGTAATCGCCATTATCCAGGATATAACCGAGCGCAAGGAGGCGGAGCAGGCCCTCCTTGAGGCGAAAGAAAAAGCTGAAGAAGCCACGCGGCTCAAGGACAAGTTCGTCGCGCTGGTATCGCACGACCTGAAAACCCCGCTGACCTCGATGATCGGATTTTTGAAATTGGTGCGGCATGACGGCGCCGAACCGTTAAATGAGGGCGCAAAACTGATATTGGACAGGGGAATAGAATCCGGCAGACAGATGGTCTCCCTCATCGACGACCTGTTGACCATCAGCAGGTTCAAAACAGGCCAACTGAAACTCAACAAACAGTTCTTCGACGCCAGATATCTGGGCGCGAAGATGGCCGCCGATTATTCCCACCTCGCCCGGCAAAAGGGAATTAAAATGGAAAATGCGATACCGGAAAACAGCCGCATTTACGGGGATAAGACGCTGCTGGCCGAGGCGGTCCAAAACCTCGTAACCAACGCCATAAAGTTCTGCTCAAGCGGCGACCGGATAACCATCTCCCTCGCGGCGGAAAGCCCGTCAACCGTTTGCGTCCGCGATACCGGCCCGGGCATCCAGCCGGATTTGCTTAAGCATATTTTCGATTACGATAAAAAAACCTCCACGCCGGGAACCGCCGGTGAAATCGGCACCGGTTTCGGCCTGCCGCTGGTCAAAGACATCATTGAGCTGCACGGAGGGGATCTGGAGGTCGACTGCACCCCCGGCAACGGGTGCCTCTTCTGCCTGAAGCTGCCGCACGTCAGCCCCAAAATCCTGCTGGTGGACGACGACAGGAATTTCCGGTATCTGCAAATACTCCTTCTGAAGGATATGAATGCCACCATCATCGAGGCGGAAAATGGGGAGGAAGCGCTGGATATGATGGCGGCCGTGCGCCCGCATTTGATCATCACCGACATCAAGATGCCGGTCATGGACGGGCTTGAACTTTTAAGAAATGTTAAAGGCCGTCCCGACATGGCGGATATTCCGGTGATCGCGGTCAGCGGCGAATTCGGCATGGAGATACGGGATACGGTCTTCAAACTGGGCGCGGATGATTTCATCACTAAAAAAATCGACAAGGTCGATTTCCTCCCGCGGGTCAGGCGGTTCATCGGATAA
- a CDS encoding O-antigen ligase family protein codes for MTIIRLREWLLKGLLLLSPIAYVPWADEPYRAFREELFQLAGAGVLLLWLHGRITREEGGSLSPHGLTTDFILFVCGAAALLLSLSLNGGSPSAVINVALGGILFLAFCNAITAETAFEWTKRFIIAAVFNGVLGIAQYAGYDPFFQSLDPAFHNIYRRYLVAGFMDSPNMLAPFLASFVPLAYAFFMLGSTRRDTVAWTLRGIFLLAPIAFTQNLGALLALGAVLGAMLLYFTLRRPAEGNKAAAPKLAASWAMALLLIAVAATAYARQDDTTKLLKRHSMDERRMQNEACLMMFRGAPLIGKGPGFFYAHFEEYRRAVWFDAPPLRLPDRPAHQAHNDYLQLLAEGGLLAALPFGLLLLLWMYRHGAALLRRGRHPLPRPNAPLLPGAIGGFWVIALNGAGNFPFHIAPLAVTALFWAAVAAVLMKAHSPNDKGSTAS; via the coding sequence GTGACCATCATCCGGCTGCGCGAATGGCTGCTCAAAGGGCTGTTGCTCCTGTCACCCATCGCCTATGTGCCGTGGGCGGACGAGCCATACCGCGCCTTCCGCGAAGAGCTGTTCCAACTGGCGGGAGCGGGAGTATTGCTGCTCTGGCTCCACGGGCGCATCACCCGCGAAGAAGGAGGTTCCCTCTCCCCGCACGGCCTCACAACCGATTTCATCCTGTTCGTCTGCGGCGCGGCGGCGCTGCTCCTGTCGCTGTCGCTGAACGGCGGCAGTCCTTCCGCCGTCATTAACGTGGCTCTGGGGGGCATCCTGTTCCTCGCCTTTTGCAACGCCATCACGGCGGAAACCGCATTTGAATGGACGAAGCGGTTCATCATTGCCGCGGTGTTCAACGGCGTGCTGGGCATCGCGCAATACGCCGGGTACGACCCGTTCTTCCAGAGCCTCGATCCCGCGTTTCACAATATTTACCGCCGCTATCTGGTAGCCGGCTTCATGGACAGCCCGAACATGCTGGCCCCTTTTCTCGCCTCGTTCGTGCCGCTGGCCTACGCCTTTTTCATGCTTGGCTCCACACGGCGCGATACCGTGGCATGGACATTGCGGGGCATTTTTCTGCTTGCGCCGATAGCCTTCACGCAAAACCTCGGCGCCCTTCTGGCGCTTGGCGCGGTGCTGGGGGCGATGCTTTTGTACTTCACCCTGCGCCGTCCGGCGGAGGGGAATAAAGCGGCCGCGCCCAAGCTGGCGGCAAGCTGGGCGATGGCGCTGCTGCTTATCGCCGTGGCGGCAACCGCCTATGCCCGGCAGGACGATACCACCAAACTGCTCAAGCGGCATTCGATGGACGAACGGCGGATGCAGAATGAAGCCTGCCTGATGATGTTCCGGGGCGCGCCGCTTATCGGCAAGGGGCCGGGCTTTTTTTACGCGCACTTCGAGGAATACCGCCGCGCCGTCTGGTTCGACGCCCCTCCCCTGCGCCTGCCGGACCGCCCCGCGCACCAGGCGCACAACGACTATCTCCAGCTTCTGGCCGAAGGGGGGCTGTTGGCGGCGCTCCCCTTTGGCCTCCTGCTGCTTCTATGGATGTACCGCCACGGCGCGGCGCTTCTCCGCCGCGGCCGCCACCCCCTCCCGCGCCCGAACGCGCCGCTGCTGCCCGGCGCCATCGGCGGTTTTTGGGTGATCGCGCTCAACGGGGCGGGGAACTTCCCCTTCCACATCGCGCCGCTTGCCGTTACCGCGCTCTTCTGGGCGGCGGTGGCGGCGGTACTGATGAAAGCGCACTCCCCAAATGACAAGGGATCGACGGCATCCTGA